A stretch of Lentibacillus sp. JNUCC-1 DNA encodes these proteins:
- a CDS encoding polyprenyl synthetase family protein has product MTASLETFMARYKKTIESVMNGYLNELDVPKELKDSMRYSIEAGGKRIRPLLLMASYLAYKRDVEITYSSAAALEFIHTYSLIHDDLPAMDDDNLRRGKPTNHIVFNEATAILAGDALLTSSFELISKDESLSNSQKQYLIGLLSETSGPKGMVAGQILDMQAEEQQVSLVELEQIHTLKTGELLRFAVTAGAYLAGATNEQLEDLKLFAHYIGLIFQVQDDILDVVGDETKLGKPIQSDTANLKSTYPLLLGIEGAIEQKKAYVKQAKEALHRAGVADSYLAELTDYFSDRDH; this is encoded by the coding sequence ATGACTGCCTCTCTTGAGACGTTTATGGCCCGTTACAAGAAAACAATTGAAAGCGTAATGAACGGCTATCTGAATGAACTTGACGTTCCGAAAGAGCTGAAGGATTCCATGCGGTATTCCATAGAGGCAGGCGGCAAGCGAATCAGACCTTTGCTCTTAATGGCGAGTTATCTCGCATATAAACGCGATGTGGAAATAACATATTCCAGCGCTGCTGCTCTTGAATTTATTCATACATACTCGCTTATTCACGATGACCTCCCTGCTATGGATGATGACAATTTGCGAAGAGGGAAGCCTACTAATCATATTGTGTTCAATGAGGCGACGGCCATCTTGGCAGGCGACGCCCTTTTGACATCCAGCTTTGAGCTGATTTCCAAAGATGAATCGCTTTCGAATTCCCAAAAGCAATATCTTATCGGTCTTTTATCCGAGACGAGCGGCCCAAAAGGCATGGTTGCGGGACAAATACTGGATATGCAAGCTGAAGAACAACAAGTTTCTTTGGTCGAACTTGAACAGATTCATACACTTAAAACGGGTGAGTTGTTACGGTTTGCAGTAACCGCTGGGGCATATCTTGCAGGTGCAACCAATGAGCAACTCGAAGACCTAAAGCTATTTGCGCATTACATTGGATTGATCTTCCAAGTGCAGGATGACATTTTAGATGTAGTTGGTGACGAAACTAAGCTTGGAAAACCAATTCAAAGTGATACAGCAAACCTTAAAAGCACTTATCCACTTCTGCTCGGAATTGAAGGCGCCATAGAACAAAAGAAAGCATATGTCAAACAGGCTAAAGAAGCATTACATCGGGCAGGAGTTGCAGACTCGTACCTTGCTGAACTAACAGATTATTTCAGTGATAGGGATCATTAA
- a CDS encoding exodeoxyribonuclease VII small subunit gives MTTEKELSFEEAMKKLEEIVQKLEEGDVPLEKAITYYQEGMALSKLCSDKLSNVQSKVTQITNQYGESEPFDIQEGE, from the coding sequence ATGACGACCGAGAAAGAACTGTCTTTTGAAGAAGCGATGAAAAAACTTGAAGAGATCGTTCAAAAGCTTGAAGAAGGGGATGTTCCCTTGGAGAAAGCCATCACCTATTATCAGGAGGGCATGGCATTATCCAAGCTTTGCAGCGACAAACTTTCGAATGTACAAAGTAAAGTAACTCAAATAACGAATCAGTATGGTGAATCTGAACCTTTCGATATTCAGGAGGGTGAATAA